GCGGTCAGCGCGGCGTCGCGATCGATGTCGGTCGCCCAAACGCTCGCGCCAGCCTCCTGCGCGAGGGCGAGCGCCACGCATCCCGAGCCGGTGCAGAGGTCGACGACGACCGGCGACGGCCCCGCCGCTTCCAGCACCGCTTCGACGAGTGTCTCCGTCTCGGGCCTGGGGATGAAGACTCCCGGGCCGACGCGGACGACGAGGTGGCGGAAGGGCATCTCGCCAGTGACGTGCTGGAGCGGCTCCCCCTCAGCGCGCCGGCGCACCCCCTCGCGCAACGTCGCGCGCTCGTCCTCACTCAGCGGGCGGTCCCACAGGGTGTAGACCTCGACGCGCGAAAGACCGGTGGCGGCGCAGATGAGCCATTCCGCCGATCTGCGCGGAGCCGGGTCGCCGTGCTCGTCCAGGTAGCCCGACGTCCACTCCAGCGCGTCCCGCACGGTCCAGACGCGCGCGCCCATCCTAGACGACCGCCGCCAGGCGCGCGGCGCGGTCCGCCGCGGCGAGCGAGTCGAGCAACTGCCCGATGTCGCCCATCATGATCGCCGGCAGGTTGTGCACGGTGAGGCCGATACGGTGATCGGTTATGCGGTCCTGCGGGAAGTTGTACGTGCGGATCTTCTCCGAGC
This is a stretch of genomic DNA from Coriobacteriia bacterium. It encodes these proteins:
- the prmC gene encoding peptide chain release factor N(5)-glutamine methyltransferase, with the translated sequence MGARVWTVRDALEWTSGYLDEHGDPAPRRSAEWLICAATGLSRVEVYTLWDRPLSEDERATLREGVRRRAEGEPLQHVTGEMPFRHLVVRVGPGVFIPRPETETLVEAVLEAAGPSPVVVDLCTGSGCVALALAQEAGASVWATDIDRDAALTARENAARLGLAGRVTVLEGDLFAPLPPDLLGGVDAVVANPPYVPTADIAALPGEVARFEPARALDGGEDGLDTARRIIAEASRWLRPGGVLAMELDETRVDDAAIVMRAWYEGVQTRRDLTGRPRVVIGRATEANEL